The window gaggattaaatgaagtaatatttgtgaGATTATTAGTTCAATTTATGGTAATACTTaaaactttataaatgcttgattCCTAAATTTCTTAATGgaccctagttttttttttttttatcaaagatccatttttaataaatatcaatataatatgGATGCATAGCAGCATCCAAACTACTTAACACATTACCAAAAGTCAACCTActctattttaaataattctgatTCTTTTGTGGATGAATTATTAATGACTAGAAACTTAGTTTTGCTGAACCTAAAAGGGTGAGAGACAGATCCAATGTTGTTTCATGTTGACATGTATAATGAAGATATAAGGGGATCAAAATATCATTGTCCTATATTATTATAGTTTGGGTGAAAATCTATGACTTAGACAGCAAAGTCTTCTGTCATATTCCATATCTTGTTTCCCAATCttctatgttatatttttatgaattctCTAAACTTTGATGCTgtgcagaaacaaaaaaaaaatgatcttatcTGGACTTCCTAGAACATCAAAATTTGGTTAATACATACCTCATTTCAAGTCTAGAATCTGCTATCCTTTCCTGAAGAATGTACTCCCTTTCCATCcttacagttttgtttttgtttttaacattactTTTGAATGTAACATGAAATTTTCCTTGATCTTTACCTCTATGATATTTACTCAAAACATAGCAATGCCACTGGAGGGTTTTTACAAGTACTTGAATATAGATCATGGTAGTGATGAAAATTATTGTGGAAGATGGGCAAAAAATGTCACAGTGTACAGTGGGACTTTGTATGGGGAGCACCTGAAAATGAATACTGACtcattagttatgtgaccttagacaagccaTTGAACATCCATTCCTTGAACTATAAAACAAAGACattaatagcacttacctcacttTGCTATTGTACCAAGTGAgataatgaatatataaaatgttttacaatttttaaaatacaatatataatcaTAGCTATGATAAATTACAATGATAGTGATAGTGATGATcattgatgatgatggtgattaaTTGGTTCTTATATAGATGCCAATCTGAGTGGACATTATAAGGCTTAGAGTtaagaggacctgtgttcaaataatCCTTCTAATATTTGCAAGTTTTTTGAGGATTGGAAACCACTCACTCTTACTAATCTAAGTGTGTGCTACTTGCTGCAGTGCCAAGTATTTAATCtctttattaatgatttttatcCATAACATAAAACGCAATACTTTGGGTTATTATAGGCTTGGCCTTAAAAGTAGGATACTCTGAAGGAACTGGGGTGCTCTATTTTATCAGAAGGAATGGAATTGTTGAGTCACATGACCAAGCTTTATGACTAGTTTATCAGCTTTgatgaaattgaggaaaaaagagcttgggtaagttatttatttaaatcaaGGGGTGAGGGGGTTCCTAATAAGAATTATGGATGTGAAGACATAATTACATTATCTCTTTGCATATAGAGATTAATGTTGAGGAAAAGCACTATGGAATCCTGAAGGCAGTTTGGATCAATTACAATAGTGTATACACTTAAAACTCTGATCAAGTGAATGAGcaaacatattaaacatgtattcaGAGGACCTATGATGACATGTTACATAGTTTGGACACAATATTAATAAAGGTTCATTTTAAACTTGGTTACTATGTGTATTTGTTCTGCTTGACTATGCTAAtttgttcaaaaaagaaaatctttttttcttattttttaaactgtaacTTTGTAGGGACAATGGGAGTTGAGGAGttgattgaaataaaaatagaccACAGAAataccttttattatttttaatagaaagaagacaaaagaggaaatatagaAAGATAAGCAATAGTAACATGTATACAAAACATATAGATACACaaacatgtatatctatatttaaacaaaagagtagtttgaaataaatattcacaGATTATATAAAAATCTCATATTAAACCTAATTATGTTCAATTTTGTGTATAGAGATATTCTCTTGAGTGTTtacattcaaaatttaaaaaagcaaaaaaaaaatacaaataaaaaaataaaaaatgacatgcAGAAGACAAacaactgaattttaaaatttgaacatTAGAGGAGACCTCAGCAGTCAAACCTGTACAACACAGAATACAATTATAATCTTTCTACACAGTGATCtcttatgtattatatattccaATCTACCTATGGACAAGAAAACTGTCCATAACATATTCAAAAATTATTATCCATTCTTTGTTTGAAGAGCTCCATTGAGAAGGAAATTCAAATTGCTAAGACCAATGCCATTTTTTTGATACCTTGGATTATAACAATTGCCcatattatttctatgttttcctGTTAAGTtggagcatatatatatatatatatatatatatatatatatgtatatatttgctgTGGCTACAGATATGTATATTCAATTCTGCTttctccattttagaaatgaggttcaTATGATACCTActacctctttcttttccttagaattatttttatattctgaatgctacaattttaagaaataagctcttcctttcattctcttttttattctagtATATTATTCCTTTTACCTTCTCTTTTGTCCTTATAAAACACTCAGAACTAAATCAATCCATTcataaaggtctttttttttaattcaacacctcaacacaattttaaaatgttaagattCTATATTTCTGTTCATCATTAATCTATTAGCATTGCATTCAACTCATCTAGTTACTCTAATAAACTGACAGGTTTAGACTGTGCCTTCCTTGGGAGcaaagtttttttctctctttttttttttttttttttaacaactctaAACCTTTGAAGAATTTCAGTACATGATATTTGTCattgcttaataagtacttgttattGATTTTTAGTCATGTTTTGTTTCAAATTTCCTACTCTGCTCTGGTCTTTTAACCAAGgattttgaaagtcttttattctatttatgtAAATTTCTCTTCCTACCTCCCATACTATTTACATTCATCTTTACAGTTTAAATTATTCTAAATCATAAgcatataacatttattatattgtgTATGGTATTTTGAATCTTGTATTGTATTCTCCTCACGTTTTGGTGGAAAATGTTAAGTATAATCTTGACtatagttttttcttcctttctttctttctttctttctttttttttttttttttttttttttttttttttttttttttttttttttttttttttttttttttttttggagctaCTTCATTCTAGATATTTGTAGTAATTTTTCCCTATAATATGGAAACTCTGGATTTTCTTTATGACATTTGTGGTGCTTTATCTATTGGTGTTTCTTCCAAGAAGTAATTGGTGGATGATGTTCATCTTTATTTTGTCCTATAGTTCTAAAAGATCTGagtaaatttcattttgatttaataAAACTTAGTGATAAGAGATAATTTATGAAAGAATAGActgaaattttgtttaaaaaattgaaattcattatttgaaaagtattattaaataatttttccttcaaatattttccaaatcagtttttataaaataacaattttttaaaagtctttttaatctcttggttttattctaattacttttttttctctctcacagaATTATTGATTTCTGATGGTCTCTTCTAGTTTTTATGGAATCAATTTTTTGGGGTAaggtttatttctttgttttatattcaaTTCTCTTAATTTCCCCCCagaatttgtatttcatttttaatctcttgcttcattttttctacatattcatgcattttttcacctttttctttttgcttttataattAATTAGAAGCGTTTTGCATATCAACAATAAGAAAATGTCATCTATTTTCTTAGAGCTCTTTTCAAGGCAGCTTTCACCTCTGTATTTCTTAAACTGTAGATCAAAGGGTTGAGCATGGGAATCACAAGAGTGTAAAATACTGAAGCCATCTTGTCTGTATCAAAGGAATGGCTAGACTTAGGCTGCAAGTACATGAAGATTAGTGTCCCATAGAAGACAACTAACACGGTGAAATGAGAACCACAGGTAGAGAATGCTTTGCGCCTTCCCTCAGCAGAATTCATCCTGAGGATGGCCACAAGAATAAACACATATGACACAAGAACAAccaggagggaggaaaatagattaaaagCAGAAAGACTCAAAATAATTAGTTCTATGTCACTGGTATTAGAACAAATCATGGACAACAGTGGGAGATTGTCACAGTAGAAATGCCTGATTACATTAGATCTACAAAAGGATGAATTAAAAATCTTAATAGCAATCAGTAGAGAAACACATGTACTGTATAGGTAAGGGATAGCCACAAGTATCCAACACACTCTGTCTGACATGATGACTGTGTAGAGTAGGGGCTTACAGATAGCCACATATCGGTCATAGGCCATGGCTGACAGCACAAAAAGTTCACTGATGATCAAGGTAACAAAGACAAATAGTTGAATTGCACACCCAgtgaaggaaattatatttttatccacTACAAAACTGACTAACATTTTGGGGCCAATGGCTGTGGAGTAACCAAGATCAATGAGAGACAGGTgcctaaggaaaaaatacatgggaGTTTGCAGATGGGAATCAATCTTAGTCAGGATGACCATACCAAGGTTTGCCACCACTGTGACAGAGTAGATGAAAAGAAACACCAGGAAGAGAGGTATTTGTAACTCTGGAAGATCTGTGACACCCATGATAATGAATTCAATCACTTTGTTCGTTGCagtttcattccttccttccatttctttggtCTAAAAATATATCCtgtggaaaaaaaggaagtgtACTTTCTtaagtacatatatttatacgtgtcatcatcattatcacaaTTGGATGTTATTTTCctagtattttaaattttgcattgcattttatatatatatatatatatatatatatatatatatatatatatatataatcttggtGTCTATGGAAATTATGATAAACAGATGAAATTAATAGTACTAATGAAGACCTTGAGACCaaattataaaattcaagaaCATCTTTCCTCCCATCTCAATATATGACAACAATATTTGCCATAAGCAGTTCTGCTTTATATAATTAATGTGTCATGGAGTTCTTGACCCCCAAGAAATGGAACAAGGTAAAAATGTGAATACCTTCAAAGAAACTTCCATCAAGGAATTGGAGAAAGAATCATATTTTACATTGAGGAAATGTTACATTTTGGTAACATCTATAGACTCCCAATGAGATCTCTAAAAGAcctgaaaacaacaataaaattaaaaaaaaaaaaaaacctccatttCTTATAGCTTCTTCTTAGTACTTTATTTAGTCCCTGAATtataaaaacaatcattttataatgatttgttgttgttcttgtttttattaaatgtccaccaTTTTCAAAGACGTAAAGTCATATTAgagatatttactttttaatgaaaatgtcCAGTtgtggggtagctagatggtacaggggagagagcactggctctgaagtcaggagaacttgaattcaattctaccctcagacacttactacctgtgtgaacctaggcaagtcatttaacaccacATCCCTCACCaagaaatcaagggaaaaaagaaaagaaagaaaatggaaatgctcAGTTGCTCCACATCCAACCCAAAGTCCTATGGACTTGTATACATTAGAGCTCATTCTTCACTGGTTCACACCCCCCTGTTACTTATAAGAATTCCTGACCATGATTGCATGTacttttattttggggtttttaaattaattcagtaATGAAGGACCAAATATTCTGGGATGACAGGTGAATGACGCTTTTGGAGACTTACTATTAAGATATATTTATAGGCTAGTTGTTTGACCCTCTAAAATTCCATGACCACTTAGAGCCAGGGGTAGACCTCTAACACTGAATGGTGTAGAGTAGCTAATAACTTCTATTACAAGAAAAAGTAGTTGATGTTTCCTAGAGTGAttaaaatgacaaactgaaagtGATAAATTAGCAAAGTCATcaatcaaaaaggatttttaaatgagtaaatgataaatggatgaattaataaataaaaattgcgAGGTTGCATAACAAGTGTACAACTGTTTCTTGGAGGAAATATTGATTTGAAGGctttagaaaagtaaaagaatCATACACCATAAAGTAATTGACATACTTGGAGCTGGTTGTCCAGGGAACTAGCATCCACTTTCCATATGAAATGAATAACGCTGAGGGATTGCTAACACAGAATGAAGACTGACAGATATGAGAGGACagtaaagaaagggaaatataatgatttttttttttattttaatgagagaCATAAAATAATCCTCTCTGAAATTTgtccttaccccctccccccaaaaaaaggaaataaaaataaagtaactatATTTGGAagtttaagaggaaagaaaaatctattttttcctttcccttttttttaaaactgagatTGTGTTTCAAATTCAGTTTTGTAGCTTTTTAATTATCATAATGAATCCATAAACTATGTGTGTGTTTTTAGAGGGAAGTGTGGGACTTGATAACAATTCTATCTTGAGGCGGTCATTTCAAGAAGTTCTTTAAATTGGGTCATTCTGAACCTTAGCCAACTTGGGTAATCATTGAATGTACACTTCCCTCATTTCCAGTATAGAGGAAATACTCCAGCAAAGCTCTTATACTTTGTGAGATTTCTGTGTTTACAAAAAAGTTTTGGCAGACAGATAATGTAGAAACTCCTATGAACTCTGTCCTGTTCTCCAACTCTGGGCCTGTATAAAAATCTCTACCTACATACTTATGAGTGTCCAACAGTCTCTTACATGAATTTCATCACAAATGTTAACAATGCACTTGCTTTGGTTTCTGGTAGATCACAGATTTGCCAAAAACAATTAGAAGATATGGTCTGCCTTCTAATTTCACATTtcaaattacaaattacaaaatattcttaCCTAAATATCCTAATGCCTTCTGAAGTTCAgggtaaattttatttatataataatgatgcATCATCGCCAATTCTACTTATAAAAGTTCTTTCAGGTgcacaaaacattttcattttattatctgaATCAACTTTGAGA of the Sarcophilus harrisii chromosome 6, mSarHar1.11, whole genome shotgun sequence genome contains:
- the LOC100925039 gene encoding olfactory receptor 8K3-like, with the protein product MEGRNETATNKVIEFIIMGVTDLPELQIPLFLVFLFIYSVTVVANLGMVILTKIDSHLQTPMYFFLRHLSLIDLGYSTAIGPKMLVSFVVDKNIISFTGCAIQLFVFVTLIISELFVLSAMAYDRYVAICKPLLYTVIMSDRVCWILVAIPYLYSTCVSLLIAIKIFNSSFCRSNVIRHFYCDNLPLLSMICSNTSDIELIILSLSAFNLFSSLLVVLVSYVFILVAILRMNSAEGRRKAFSTCGSHFTVLVVFYGTLIFMYLQPKSSHSFDTDKMASVFYTLVIPMLNPLIYSLRNTEVKAALKRALRK